The Streptomyces sp. V3I7 genome segment CGACGCCTGGGCCAAGAAGGTCTGCAACGCGGTACAGCCGCAGGCGAAGAAGATCGCGGCCGCCAACGCCGCGATCCAGAAGCAGACCTCGGACAACAGCGCGCCCGCGGATGTGAAGAAGACCGACGCGAAGGCCTTCCAGGACATGTCGGACGCCTACAAGGCGATCGGCGCCGCGGTGAAGTCGGCCGGCGCGCCCGAGGTCGACAAGGGCCGGACGAAGCAGCAGGACGCCGTCAAGGAGCTCGACGGCATCTCGACGCAGTACGCCGCGCTGAAGAAGCAGGTCGACAAGCTCGACACCAAGGACCAGGCGAAGTTCGCCGCCGGCCTCAAGGACATCGCGACCCGGCTGGACAAGCTGAGCCAGACGG includes the following:
- a CDS encoding small secreted protein, giving the protein MNKNLAAALSGGAVLVLALTGCSSDSDNNAKLDAWAKKVCNAVQPQAKKIAAANAAIQKQTSDNSAPADVKKTDAKAFQDMSDAYKAIGAAVKSAGAPEVDKGRTKQQDAVKELDGISTQYAALKKQVDKLDTKDQAKFAAGLKDIATRLDKLSQTGNNALKSLEEGEVGQAMAKQASCKSASSATSSS